A single window of Gossypium hirsutum isolate 1008001.06 chromosome A10, Gossypium_hirsutum_v2.1, whole genome shotgun sequence DNA harbors:
- the LOC107897434 gene encoding growth-regulating factor 5 isoform X1, with protein MISARNKYLFTPNQWQELEHQALIFKYMVSGVPIPPQLLYSVKTSFDSSLASHLFPHQPTGWGCFQVGFGRKPDPEPGRCRRTDGKKWRCSKEAYPDSKYCERHMHRGRNRSRKPVEANSSSSTAPPAPPTTAAASILSPSFPSINSNLPTSSSSLSFSPMATENFTHFDPFLYSHSSTRLHGSGLSVPSHHFLDSGTGIDYPQTDKLYRYVHGTREGVDERSFFPEASASVRVVSDSYQPLTMVQSFGDNNGSKQGQQCFVLGTDIKSAKPIKLEKDEGTQKPVHQFLGDWTQGNNNGSWLDLASNSRVQSDS; from the exons aTGATTAGTGCCAGAAATAAGTACCTTTTCACTCCAAATCAATGGCAAGAGCTTGAACACCAAGCTCTCATCTTCAAATACATGGTTTCAGGAGTTCCTATCCCACCTCAACTCCTTTATTCTGTCAAAACAAGCTTTGATTCTTCTTTGGCTTCACACCTCTTCCCTCACCAACCCA CAGGGTGGGGCTGTTTTCAGGTGGGTTTTGGCAGAAAACCAGACCCAGAGCCGGGGAGGTGCAGGAGAACTGATGGAAAAAAATGGAGATGCTCCAAAGAAGCTTACCCAGACTCCAAGTACTGTGAGAGGCACATGCATAGAGGCAGGAACCGTTCAAGAAAGCCTGTGGAAGCTAATTCATCATCATCAACAGCACCACCAGCACCACCAACAACAGCAGCAGCTTCCATCCTTTCACCATCTTTCCCATCAATCAACAGTAACCTTCCCACTTCAAgttcttctctctctttttctcctaTGGCTACTGAAAACTTCACCCATTTCGACCCCTTTCTTTATTCTCATTCTTCTACGAGACTTCATGGTTCAGGCTTATCAGTTCCATCTCATCATTTCCTAGACTCTGGAACTGGAATTGATTACCCTCAGACTGATAAACTTTACAG GTATGTTCATGGAACAAGGGAAGGTGTTGATGAAAGATCTTTCTTCCCCGAAGCTTCAGCGAGTGTAAGAGTTGTATCTGATTCTTATCAGCCACTGACAATGGTCCAAAGCTTTGGTGACAACAATGGTTCAAAGCAGGGGCAGCAATGCTTCGTTTTAGGTACTGATATCAAGTCAGCTAAGCCAATCAAGTTAGAAAAGGATGAAGGAACTCAAAAACCAGTCCACCAATTTTTAGGGGATTGGACACAAGGGAACAACAATGGTTCTTGGCTTGATCTTGCATCCAATTCCAGGGTCCAATCAg ATAGTTGA
- the LOC107897433 gene encoding E3 ubiquitin-protein ligase SPL2: protein MSSHEQAVASLISQLALSFDGAVLGAALAYAALRTIFRFKATSTALRKIRGAPYLRVADLRSLLEEDRSDSPEEPIVVIRGAVEARSATDLRSLKSLKSNVLVSQESGDKAVIIQRTQTYIYHEWRGLFGWTSDLRAIIGRSWNKKESTSMRTVPFILVEGGQWPQSDFVIVNMNGSKHPLPLTTVYHQLHPINASPYTFLQALFGHEYPVGLLDEEKILPVGKDISAVGICGFSNGVPEVKACKELPYFLTDMTKDQMLLDLAFKTKILFWSGVVLGSLSIGILGYAFVRNWNKWKERRLRRFQQAANAATDDSTLQMDLDEELSDVPDGELCVICLMRRRRSAFIPCGHLVCCQHCAVSVERELVPKCPVCRMVIRSSVRIYAS, encoded by the exons ATGTCCTCACATGAACAAGCTGTAGCCTCCTTAATCTCACAACTAGCGCTTTCTTTCGATGGCGCCGTTTTAGGTGCTGCCCTAGCCTATGCCGCCCTGCGCACAATCTTCCGGTTCAAGGCAACCTCCACTGCCCTACGAAAAATTCGTGGTGCACCGTACTTGCGTGTTGCCGACCTCCGTTCCCTCCTTGAAGAGGATAGGTCGGATTCCCCCGAAGAGCCTATCGTCGTGATTCGCGGCGCCGTCGAGGCTAGATCGGCTACCGATTTACGGAGCTTGAAGAGCCTTAAGAGTAACGTTCTCGTCTCTCAAGAGTCTGGTGATAAAGCTGTTATCATCCAAAGAACACAAACT tataTTTATCATGAATGGAGGGGATTGTTTGGATGGACTTCTGATTTACGTGCTATTATTGGGAGATCTTGGAATAAAAAAGAGTCAACTTCTATGAGAACA GTTCCTTTCATTTTGGTTGAAGGTGGTCAATGGCCACAATCTGATTTTGTCATTGTGAACATGAATGGCTCCAAGCATCCCCTGCCTCTTACTACAGTTTATCATCAATTGCATCCTATAAATGCTTCACCTTATACATTCCTTCAGGCTTTGTTCGGTCATGAATACCCT GTTGGTCTGCTTGATGAAGAGAAAATTCTTCCTGTGGGAAAGGATATCAGTGCTGTTGGCATTTGCGGTTTTAGTAATGGAGTGCCTGAAGTTAAGGCATGCAAGGAGCTTCCCTATTTCCT TACTGACATGACAAAAGATCAGATGCTGTTGGATCTTGCCTTCAAGACAAAAATACTGTTCTGGAGTGGTGTCGTCCTTGGTTCACTTTCTATTGGTATTCTTGGCTATGCTTTTGTAAG GAACTGGAATAAATGGAAAGAAAGGAGGCTAAGACGGTTTCAGCAAGCAGCCAATGCTGCCACTGATGACTCCACCTTGCAGATGGATTTGGATGAAGAGTTAAGTGATGTTCCAGATGGAGAGTTGTGTGTGATTTGCTTGATGAGGAGAAGACGATCTGCATTTATTCCATGTGGACACCTGGTTTGTTGCCAACATTGTGCTGTATCGGTCGAACGGGAATTGGTGCCAAAGTGCCCTGTTTGCCGCATGGTGATCCGAAGTTCAGTGCGAATATACGCATCTTAA
- the LOC107897430 gene encoding probable GTP diphosphokinase RSH2, chloroplastic, translating into MAVSTIALYASPPRSTPSTVCSTPHQISMNSHASYDLDLNSRSSSTSSTTASASSQRPIVGGLSCLFSSPTVKSSFSSGGAEDLGSHRGDDLKELSSSFCYSSSKFGGSSLKTNQSPISVFQGPVSCSSSSPPMRILREKGGDANFQGSFRVGTNRLFNGFIRGALGSCVHYDSPSSEVQTGSCVDELPFTMEDNFMEEVDSDPYAKELLLGAQMRHKIFSEDIVVKAFYEAEKAHRGQMRASGDPYLQHCVETAVLLASIGANSTVVAAGLLHDTLDDAFLSYDYIFRTFGAGVADLVEGVSKLSHLSKLARENNTASKTVEADRLHTMFLAMADARAVLIKLADRLHNMLTLDALPLPKQQRFAKETLEIFTPLANRLGISSWKEQLENLCFKHLNPEQHSELSSRLVDSFDEAMITSAIEKLERALKDKNISYHVLSGRHKSLYSIYSKMLKKKLAMDEIHDIHGLRVIVENEEDCYEALRVVHQLWSEVPGKLKDYISRPKFNGYQSLHTVVTSEGTVPLEVQIRTKEMHLQAEFGFAAHWRYKEGDCKYSSFVLQMVEWARWVVTWHCETMSKDQSSICYTDSVKPPCTFPTHSDDCPFSYKPHCSQDGPVYVIMIENDKMSVQEFPANSTMMDLLERAGRGNSRWSPYGFPVKEELRPRLNHEPVSDATCGLKMGDVVELTPAIPDKSLTEYREEIQRMYNRGLCVSSTGPPASNMVASRS; encoded by the exons ATGGCGGTTTCAACAATAGCTCTTTACGCTAGTCCACCGAGAAGCACACCAAGCACCGTCTGTTCCACGCCTCACCAGATCAGCATGAATTCTCACGCTTCTTACGATCTCGATTTGAATTCGAGATCTTCATCAACTTCCTCGACAACGGCTTCCGCTTCTTCCCAGAGACCTATTGTGGGTGGCCTGTCATGCCTCTTCTCCTCGCCTACGGTAAAATCGAGCTTCTCTAGCGGTGGGGCAGAGGATTTAGGGTCCCATAGGGGAGACGATTTGAAGGAACTAAGCAGTTCATTTTGTTACTCATCGAGTAAATTCGGGGGGTCCTCTTTGAAAACCAACCAGAGCCCAATATCGGTGTTTCAAGGCCCTGTTTCGTGTAGTAGCAGCAGCCCTCCTATGAGAATTCTTCGCGAAAAAGGTGGGGATGCGAACTTTCAGGGCTCATTTCGTGTTGGGACAAATCGATTGTTCAATGGATTCATTAGGGGTGCATTGGGATCTTGTGTTCATTATGATTCCCCGAGTTCTGAGGTGCAAACTGGTAGTTGTGTTGATGAATTACCCTTCACTATGGAGGATAATTTCATGGAGGAAGTGGATTCAGATCCATATGCTAAGGAATTGCTTTTAGGCGCTCAAATGAGGCACAAAATATTTTCCGAAGATATTGTAGTCAAAGCATTTTATGAAGCCGAGAAGGCCCATAGAGGACAG ATGCGTGCGAGCGGTGATCCTTATTTGCAGCATTGTGTAGAAACAGCTGTGTTGTTGGCATCCATTGGTGCTAACTCCACGGTGGTTGCAGCAGGGCTTTTACATGACACCCTTGACGATGCATTCTTGAGCTATGACTATATCTTTAGGACATTCGGTGCCGGGGTTGCTGATCTAGTTGAAGGG GTCTCTAAACTTAGCCATCTGAGTAAGCTAGCACGAGAAAATAATACGGCAAGCAAAACTGTTGAAGCAGATCGCCTTCACACCATGTTCCTTGCCATGGCAGATGCACGGGCTGTTCTTATTAAATTGGCAGATCGGTTGCATAACATGTTAACACTAGATGCTTTGCCTCTGCCCAAGCAACAGAGGTTTGCTAAGGAGACTTTGGAAATATTTACACCTTTGGCCAATCGGTTAGGAATCTCTAGTTGGAAGGAGCAATTGGAGAATCTATGTTTCAAGCATCTCAATCCGGAGCAGCACAGTGAACTCTCATCTAGGCTTGTGGATTCCTTTGATGAGGCAATGATCACTTCTGCTATAGAGAAACTCGAGAGAGCTCTCAAGGATAAAAATATTTCTTATCATGTTCTCTCTGGACGACATAAAAGCTTATATAGCATCTATTCGAAGATGTTGAA GAAAAAGTTGGCAATGGATGAAATCCATGATATTCATGGACTACGAGTCATTGTTGAAAATGAGGAAGACTGTTATGAGGCTTTGAGAGTAGTTCACCAGTTATGGTCTGAAGTGCCCGGAAAGCTGAAGGACTATATAAGTCGCCCTAAATTTAATGG GTATCAGTCCTTGCACACGGTGGTGACGAGTGAAGGTACAGTTCCACTTGAAGTTCAAATTCGAACAAAGGAGATGCATCTGCAAGCTGAGTTTGGCTTTGCAGCTCACTGGAGATACAAGGAGGGTGACTGTAAGTACTCTTCATTTGTACTTCAGATGGTTGAGTGGGCTCGATGGGTTGTGACTTGGCACTGTGAAACAATGAGCAAGGACCAATCATCAATATGCTACACTGATTCTGTCAAGCCACCCTGCACCTTCCCTACTCATTCGGATGATTGCCCGTTCTCTTATAAGCCTCACTGCAGCCAGGATGGACCTGTCTATGTTATCATGATTgaaaatgataag ATGTCGGTGCAAGAGTTTCCGGCAAACTCAACAATGATGGATTTGCTGGAAAGAGCTGGGCGGGGTAACTCGAGATGGTCTCCGTATGGTTTTCCAGTGAAGGAAGAATTGAGGCCAAGGCTGAACCATGAGCCGGTAAGCGATGCTACATGCGGGCTGAAGATGGGTGATGTGGTGGAGCTAACACCAGCCATTCCAGACAAGTCTTTGACAGAGTACAGGGAAGAGATACAGCGCATGTATAACCGAGGTCTCTGTGTTTCCAGTACTGGACCTCCTGCTAGTAACATGGTTGCTTCAAGAAGTTGA
- the LOC107897431 gene encoding transcription initiation factor TFIID subunit 9 yields the protein MAEGEEDLPRDAKIVKSLLKSMGVEDYEPRVIHQFLELWYRYVVDVLTDAQVYSEHAGKQTIDCDDVKLAIQSKVNFSFSQPPPREVLLELARNRNKVPLPKAIPGPGIPLPPEQDTLISTNYQLAIPKKQPAQAMEEMEEDEESVEPNSSQEHKTDAPHPTSQRVSFPLTKRSK from the exons ATGGCAGAAGGCGAAGAGGATCTGCCGAGGGATGCTAAGATTGTCAAGTCACTGCTTAAATCAATGGGCGTGGAGGACTATGAACCTCGCGTTATCCATCAATTTCTCGAGCTTTGGTATCGCTATGTCGTGGATGTGTTGACGGATGCGCAGGTGTACTCTGAACATGCCGGCAAGCAAACCATCGATTGCGATGATGTCAAACTTGCTATTCAATCTAAAGTCAATTTCAGCTTCTCGCAACCCCCACCCAGAGAG GTGCTTTTGGAATTGGCAAGAAATAGGAATAAAGTTCCATTGCCAAAGGCAATACCAGGGCCTGGGATTCCCCTTCCTCCTGAGCAGGATACATTGATAAGTACAAACTACCAACTGGCTATCCCTAAGAAGCAACCGGCACAGGCGATGGAAGAGATGGAAGAGGATGAAGAAAGTGTTGAACCTAATTCCTCGCAAGAGCATAAGACCGATGCACCGCACCCAACGTCTCAAAGAGTATCGTTCCCTCTCACTAAGCGCTCTAAGTGA
- the LOC107897432 gene encoding protein NODULATION SIGNALING PATHWAY 1, with protein MTLEESAEPNPSQDHILDWLEDSASLLPSFLDDPYSPGDINGCQWWDPNHDFGQDLITIGAAVASINSPAIAAAVSNVDAGLVQSDSAIVNPPVPLSSSKRRRPTDSIVPRMSKKSSNGKNDENEDGKAGVEEVMGNKRSAGNKKNKSSGNNGNNKEGRWAEQLLNPCASAITTGNLTRAQHLLYVLNELASSTGDANHRLADHGLRALTHHLSSSSASTAPVTFASTEPKFFQRSLLKFYEVSPWFAFPNTIANASILQILAQEPDKTRNLHILDIGVSHGVQWPTLLEALSRRSGGPPPVVRITVVAATAENNQITDTPFSIGPPGHDFYSRLPGFAKSMNINLQINRLENHPIQHLNAQTINNSHGETLIVCAQFRLHHLNHNRPDQRTEFLKVLRSLEPKGVILSENNMDCSCSSCGDFATGFSRRVEYLWKFLDSTSSAFKGRESEERRVMEGEAAKALTNQGEMNEGKEKWYERMQGVGFRAEVFGEDAIDGARALLRKYDSNWEMIVEEKEGCIGLWWKGQPVSFCSLWKLDVKVEES; from the coding sequence ATGACACTTGAGGAATCAGCAGAACCAAATCCATCCCAAGATCATATCTTGGATTGGCTTGAGGATTCTGCATCATTACTTCCATCTTTCTTGGATGATCCGTACAGCCCAGGCGACATCAATGGCTGTCAATGGTGGGATCCCAATCATGATTTCGGTCAAGATCTTATTACCATAGGTGCTGCTGTAGCTTCTATTAATAGTCCTGCCATTGCAGCTGCTGTGAGTAATGTCGATGCCGGTCTCGTACAGTCCGATTCTGCCATTGTTAATCCTCCCGTGCCATTGAGTTCGTCCAAGCGAAGGAGACCCACTGATAGCATCGTTCCGAGGATGTCGAAGAAGAGCTCGAATGGTAAGAACGATGAAAACGAAGACGGTAAAGCGGGGGTTGAAGAGGTTATGGGCAATAAGAGGTCAGCTGGAAATAAGAAAAACAAGTCTTCAGGGAATAACGGTAATAACAAGGAAGGAAGATGGGCTGAACAGTTATTGAACCCTTGTGCATCAGCGATAACCACCGGTAACCTCACTCGTGCTCAGCATCTATTGTATGTTCTCAACGAGCTTGCCTCATCGACCGGAGATGCCAACCACCGGCTTGCGGATCATGGCCTACGGGCCTTGACGCACCACTTATCGTCATCCTCTGCCTCGACTGCGCCTGTTACTTTCGCTTCCACTGAGCCGAAGTTCTTTCAACGATCTTTACTCAAGTTCTATGAGGTTAGTCCTTGGTTTGCATTCCCTAATACCATAGCCAACGCTTCCATACTCCAAATTCTTGCTCAAGAGCCTGATAAGACCCGTAATCTACATATCCTGGACATCGGTGTATCTCATGGTGTTCAATGGCCTACGCTCCTTGAGGCGCTGTCTCGCCGTTCCGGAGGTCCCCCACCTGTGGTTCGCATCACCGTTGTGGCGGCCACAGCTGAAAATAATCAAATCACGGACACCCCTTTTTCTATTGGTCCACCCGGCCACGATTTCTATTCCCGACTTCCCGGTTTCGCCAAGTCCATGAACATCAATTTGCAGATAAATAGACTCGAGAACCACCCAATACAACACCTGAATGCACAAACTATCAACAACTCACATGGAGAGACCTTGATAGTTTGCGCACAGTTCAGACTTCATCATCTTAACCACAATAGGCCTGATCAAAGAACCGAGTTCTTGAAAGTACTACGAAGTTTAGAACCAAAAGGGGTGATTCTAAGCGAGAACAACATGGATTGCAGCTGCAGCAGCTGCGGAGATTTCGCAACCGGATTCTCACGGAGAGTAGAGTACCTATGGAAGTTTTTGGACTCAACAAGCTCAGCATTTAAAGGACGAGAGAGCGAAGAAAGAAGAGTAATGGAAGGAGAAGCAGCAAAGGCATTAACAAACCAAGGAGAGATGAACGAAGGGAAAGAGAAATGGTACGAGAGGATGCAAGGCGTGGGGTTTAGGGCAGAAGTGTTTGGAGAGGACGCCATTGACGGGGCTCGAGCATTGCTGAGGAAGTATGACAGTAACTGGGAGATGATAGTTGAAGAAAAAGAGGGTTGTATTGGGTTGTGGTGGAAAGGGCAGCCTGTATCATTTTGTTCATTGTGGAAGCTAGATGTCAAGGTAgaggaaagttaa
- the LOC107897434 gene encoding growth-regulating factor 5 isoform X2, with translation MISARNKYLFTPNQWQELEHQALIFKYMVSGVPIPPQLLYSVKTSFDSSLASHLFPHQPRWGCFQVGFGRKPDPEPGRCRRTDGKKWRCSKEAYPDSKYCERHMHRGRNRSRKPVEANSSSSTAPPAPPTTAAASILSPSFPSINSNLPTSSSSLSFSPMATENFTHFDPFLYSHSSTRLHGSGLSVPSHHFLDSGTGIDYPQTDKLYRYVHGTREGVDERSFFPEASASVRVVSDSYQPLTMVQSFGDNNGSKQGQQCFVLGTDIKSAKPIKLEKDEGTQKPVHQFLGDWTQGNNNGSWLDLASNSRVQSDS, from the exons aTGATTAGTGCCAGAAATAAGTACCTTTTCACTCCAAATCAATGGCAAGAGCTTGAACACCAAGCTCTCATCTTCAAATACATGGTTTCAGGAGTTCCTATCCCACCTCAACTCCTTTATTCTGTCAAAACAAGCTTTGATTCTTCTTTGGCTTCACACCTCTTCCCTCACCAACCCA GGTGGGGCTGTTTTCAGGTGGGTTTTGGCAGAAAACCAGACCCAGAGCCGGGGAGGTGCAGGAGAACTGATGGAAAAAAATGGAGATGCTCCAAAGAAGCTTACCCAGACTCCAAGTACTGTGAGAGGCACATGCATAGAGGCAGGAACCGTTCAAGAAAGCCTGTGGAAGCTAATTCATCATCATCAACAGCACCACCAGCACCACCAACAACAGCAGCAGCTTCCATCCTTTCACCATCTTTCCCATCAATCAACAGTAACCTTCCCACTTCAAgttcttctctctctttttctcctaTGGCTACTGAAAACTTCACCCATTTCGACCCCTTTCTTTATTCTCATTCTTCTACGAGACTTCATGGTTCAGGCTTATCAGTTCCATCTCATCATTTCCTAGACTCTGGAACTGGAATTGATTACCCTCAGACTGATAAACTTTACAG GTATGTTCATGGAACAAGGGAAGGTGTTGATGAAAGATCTTTCTTCCCCGAAGCTTCAGCGAGTGTAAGAGTTGTATCTGATTCTTATCAGCCACTGACAATGGTCCAAAGCTTTGGTGACAACAATGGTTCAAAGCAGGGGCAGCAATGCTTCGTTTTAGGTACTGATATCAAGTCAGCTAAGCCAATCAAGTTAGAAAAGGATGAAGGAACTCAAAAACCAGTCCACCAATTTTTAGGGGATTGGACACAAGGGAACAACAATGGTTCTTGGCTTGATCTTGCATCCAATTCCAGGGTCCAATCAg ATAGTTGA